The following are encoded in a window of Amaranthus tricolor cultivar Red isolate AtriRed21 chromosome 2, ASM2621246v1, whole genome shotgun sequence genomic DNA:
- the LOC130806470 gene encoding plastid division protein PDV2-like has translation MEMEEERIGMVLVRASELRSKIANCIHNTTDSYLNNGDSDPSSAPTCDETDEHTEALLNICYAFDSLESQLASLQALRQQQQYEKEAVIGEIEYSRKTLLKKLSEYKGNHLDVIQEAETFASMKVEHDHELLLPPYPTHSPHSLVLDKSYNSRKLSQNGLNGGIESKSNQTHSKPNKLWGGLRFLVHSTAKTMLTVVGVISLLSLAGFEPGLRKKGSNINILTLFQERNTDDRVIVPRYPPGNVTVMEGGEIRRIVKERVEIPFDSATGNPDISYGCG, from the exons ATGGAAATGGAAGAAGAGAGGATTGGGATGGTGTTAGTTAGAGCTTCGGAATTGCGCTCCAAAATTGCTAATTGCATTCACAATACTACTGACTCTTATCTAAATAATGGCGATTCTGATCCTTCTTCTGCTCCAACTTGTGATGAAACTGATGAACATACTGAAGCacttttgaatatttgctacgcTTTTGATTCTCTTGAGTCTCAGCTTGCTTCTTTACAg gCTTTACGACAGCAGCAGCAATACGAAAAAGAAGCTGTGATAGGAGAGATTGAGTATAGCCGTAAGACTTTGCTTAAGAAGCTCAGTGAGTATAAAGGGAATCATTTGGATGTCATACAAGAGGCAGAAACTTTTGCAAGTATGAAAGTGGAGCATGACCATGAATTGTTGCTTCCACCATATCCAACCCATTCTCCCCACTCTCTGGTGCTTGACAAAAGCTATAATTCACGTAAGCTCTCACAAAATGGTCTTAATGGGGGAATCGAGTCAAAGAGCAATCAAACGCATAGTAAACCAAACAAGTTATGGGGAGGATTGAGATTTCTTGTTCATTCCACTGCCAAGACAATGCTTACTGTTGTCGGTGTCATCTCTCTACTAAGTTTGGCCGGTTTTGAACCTGGGCTTCGGAAGAAGGGTTCTAATATTAACATCCTAACCCTGTTCCAAGAACGTAATACTGATGATAGGGTAATTGTTCCACGCTACCCACCAGGGAATGTGACGGTGATGGAGGGTGGTGAAATCCGTCGCATTGTAAAGGAGAGAGTTGAAATTCCTTTCGATTCAGCTACTGGTAATCCTGATATAAGCTATGGATGTGGATGA